A genomic stretch from Scatophagus argus isolate fScaArg1 chromosome 19, fScaArg1.pri, whole genome shotgun sequence includes:
- the LOC124050417 gene encoding lactoylglutathione lyase-like: MWAQSELGAMEGRGGLSDEAVAAACKEGDPITKDYMMQQTMLRVKDPARSLDFYTRILGMTLLQKIDFSSMRFTLYFLGYEEKSDIPADIKDRTAWTFSRRATLELTHNWGSESDESLSYHNGNNEPRGFGHIGIAVPDVDAACKLFEEQKVTFVKKPDSGKMKNLAFIQDPDGYWIEILSPNNMFSLLSP; encoded by the exons ATGTGGGCTCAGTCTGAGCTGGGAGCCATGGAGGGCAGAGGAGGCCTGTCGGACGAGGCTGTGGCTGCTGCCTGCAAAGAGGGAGACCCCATCACGAAG GACTACATGATGCAGCAGACGATGCTGAGGGTCAAAGATCCAGCAAGATCTCTGGACTTTTACACTCGAATCCTCGGCATGAC TTTGCTCCAGAAAATCGACTTCTCTTCCATGCGTTTCACCCTCTACTTCCTGGGTTACGAGGAAAAGTCGGACATCCCGGCCGACATTAAGGACAGGACGGCGTGGACCTTCTCTCGCCGAGCCACGCTGGAGCTCACGCA taACTGGGGCTCCGAGTCTGATGAAAGTCTGTCCTACCACAACGGGAACAACGAACCGCGAGGATTTG GTCATATTGGTATTGCTGTTCCTGATGTCGATGCTGCATGCAAGTTATTTGAAGAACAAAAAGTGACGTTTGTCAAGAAGCCAGACTCAG GTAAAATGAAGAATCTGGCCTTCATTCAGGACCCTGATGGCTACTGGATTGAGATTTTAAGTCCTAACAACATGTTCTCCTTACTGTCGCCTTGA